In Mesotoga sp. Brook.08.105.5.1, a single window of DNA contains:
- a CDS encoding thioredoxin-like domain-containing protein, with product MYGKAVEFPSSGRWINVERPLTLEDLKGYVVLFDFWTYCCINCIHVIPDLKWLEEKYNDSPFLVIGVHSAKFENEREERNIRAAVERYEIEHPVLIDNEYYLWDRYVVRAWPSYVLIGPDGKILSKTSGEGKRDYLSNEISKALEDGMRRGILSNERIPVTPNVSKRNSTLSFPGKIAFGDSRTMFISDSNNDRILVTELASPFEAKVTDQIGGQSSGFADGTFEEARLNRPQGMVYSDGVLFIADTENHAIRKADLRERKLRTISGDGFQGFSWQYSGEASKARLNSPWDLQSDGRYLYIAMAGMHQIWRLDLKENSIRSFAGSGAENIEDGSLKDANFAQPSGIYLDGKSLYVADSEVSGIRYVDLEAEKVHTVAGSGLFSFGHIDGILQRALFQHPLGIYGNDRFLYVADTYNHAIRKIDLGIRRVETMIKNLGEGTCTLDGEKCSTLGLFEPNDVKYYNGLLYIADTNNHLIRVFDGKELVELVIG from the coding sequence TTGTATGGAAAAGCAGTCGAATTTCCGTCTTCCGGTAGGTGGATAAATGTAGAGCGACCCTTGACTCTAGAGGATCTCAAAGGGTATGTCGTGCTGTTTGATTTCTGGACTTACTGCTGCATAAACTGCATTCATGTGATCCCGGACCTCAAGTGGCTGGAAGAGAAGTACAATGACAGTCCTTTTCTCGTTATCGGCGTCCACTCCGCGAAGTTTGAGAATGAACGTGAAGAGAGGAATATCAGAGCCGCTGTCGAGCGCTATGAAATAGAACATCCCGTTCTTATCGACAACGAGTATTACCTTTGGGACAGGTATGTGGTTCGCGCGTGGCCGTCCTACGTCCTGATAGGACCTGACGGAAAGATTTTGTCAAAGACCTCGGGCGAGGGCAAGCGAGATTACCTCTCAAATGAGATTTCCAAAGCTCTCGAGGATGGTATGAGGAGAGGGATTCTAAGCAACGAGAGGATTCCGGTTACGCCGAATGTATCCAAGAGAAATTCGACTCTTTCATTTCCCGGGAAGATTGCTTTTGGGGATTCAAGAACGATGTTTATTAGCGATTCGAACAACGATCGAATACTCGTGACGGAGCTTGCCTCTCCTTTTGAAGCAAAGGTTACCGATCAGATCGGAGGCCAAAGTAGCGGCTTTGCAGACGGAACTTTCGAAGAGGCGCGACTAAACAGGCCTCAGGGCATGGTCTATTCAGATGGTGTACTCTTCATAGCCGATACAGAGAACCATGCAATCAGAAAAGCCGATTTGAGAGAAAGAAAATTAAGGACGATCTCGGGCGACGGTTTTCAGGGATTCAGCTGGCAGTACAGCGGCGAAGCATCTAAGGCGCGGCTTAACTCCCCATGGGATCTGCAGTCAGACGGAAGGTACCTCTATATCGCTATGGCCGGAATGCATCAGATCTGGAGGCTGGATTTGAAGGAGAACTCAATTCGTTCATTTGCAGGGAGCGGAGCCGAGAACATTGAAGACGGGTCGCTAAAGGATGCGAATTTCGCTCAGCCCAGTGGAATCTACCTGGATGGAAAGAGTCTTTACGTTGCCGATTCGGAGGTTTCGGGGATAAGGTATGTAGATCTCGAAGCGGAAAAAGTGCACACCGTTGCAGGAAGCGGACTCTTTTCATTCGGTCATATCGACGGGATTCTTCAAAGGGCTCTGTTCCAGCACCCGCTGGGTATTTACGGTAATGATAGATTTCTGTACGTTGCCGACACCTATAATCACGCAATAAGAAAGATCGATCTGGGAATCAGGCGTGTTGAGACGATGATCAAGAATCTGGGAGAGGGAACCTGCACCCTGGATGGAGAAAAGTGCTCTACTCTCGGTCTTTTCGAGCCAAACGATGTCAAATACTATAACGGGCTGTTGTACATAGCCGACACGAATAATCACTTGATTAGAGTTTTCGACGGGAAGGAACTGGTAGAGTTAGTTATTGGCTAA